Proteins co-encoded in one Papaver somniferum cultivar HN1 chromosome 5, ASM357369v1, whole genome shotgun sequence genomic window:
- the LOC113282696 gene encoding uncharacterized protein LOC113282696 isoform X2: MVKKSFTEDLLLLLLESMFVYVPLQAFSTGRPGFSISPSCNSFQISCKQVGPESKISTSIDLLKVDLITQFRAHQILHAPPPSPEDNYSEEERFNVNIDEPDPDWNDWSLEVHPSPNSSGQEQSALSFSGAEQAYRGYNQEGFSSFMASSSEFIHLQTLQVKNNLHSLSLEQNRHIEVTIKRASTLSWILAPNLYAWMRNNQNHTDQGSARSRSASTGEKNINMHNSIQQPAEVSSQQQRTQQSPVNFLTSDIEADFELASDASSISANSIARPRHKRDNPEQ; this comes from the exons ATGGTAAAAAAAAGTTTTACTgaagatttgttgttgctgctacttGAATCGATGTTCGTTTATGTCCCACTTCAAGCTTTTTCAACCGGAAGACCAGGATTCTCGATTTCTCCTTCTTGCAATTCATTTCAAATATCTTGCAAACAAGTTGGACCTGAGTCAAAAATCTCTACCTCTATCGATCTGTTGAAGGTGGATTTGATAACCCAATTCCGAg CTCACCAGATATTACATGCTCCTCCACCTTCACCGGAAGACAATTACTCAGAAGAAGAGAGATTTAATGTGAATATAGATGAACCAGATCCTGATTGGAATGATTGGAGCCTTGAAGTTCATCCATCTCCAAACTCTTCAGGTCAAGAACAATCTGCACTCTCTTTCTCTGGAGCAGAACAGGCATATAGAGGTTACAATCAAGAGGGCTTCAGCTCTTTCATGGCTTCTAGCTCCGAATTCATCCATCTCCAAACTCTTCAGGTCAAGAACAATCTGCACTCTCTTTCTCTGGAGCAGAACAGGCATATAGAGGTTACAATCAAGAGGGCTTCAACTCTTTCATGGATTCTAGCTCCGAATTTATATGCTTGGATGAGAAACAATCAAAACCACACAGATCAGGGAAGTGCAAGAAGCAGATCAGCAAGTACTGGTGAAAAGAATATAAATATGCACAATTCAATTCAACAACCAGCTGAGGTTTCTTCTCAACAACAACGGACGCAACAAAGCCCTGTCAACTTCCTAACTTCAgatattgaagcggattttgagctAGCCTCTGATGCGTCTTCAATCTCTGCAAATAGTATAGCTAGGCCTAGACATAAGAGAGATAATCCCGAGCAGTAG
- the LOC113282696 gene encoding uncharacterized protein LOC113282696 isoform X1, whose amino-acid sequence MPLLLICALTYKWNSICSDLCILIIVFPLVPLLVVFSYSFDCLCVPVCYVVLVVVFAMSNRWRDGSRVRFFNNHVNNWEHKLVGGFFTRLNKKSFDVRCAFSYRWFIEGGLSVSKFSQFYYLIKFEFLHEMLRVLEQGTRVIYGDIFMLHPWNPYLNPETFSLDSENFEIILHNLLPEQTQYIHLRNNTSILGELIDYSNPITSHSGYNNMYVKLRINLYQPLVFGTRARNADDEVNSIVFQFLELPRLLCNYCHKLGHLTQHCIDIYLLTHRRRQSPPPVQLAAHQILHAPPPSPEDNYSEEERFNVNIDEPDPDWNDWSLEVHPSPNSSGQEQSALSFSGAEQAYRGYNQEGFNSFMDSSSEFICLDEKQSKPHRSGKCKKQISKYW is encoded by the exons ATGCCTCTCCTATTAATTTGTGCACTCACTTATAAATGGAACTCAATCTGTTCAGATTTATGCATCCTTATAATCGTTTTTCCTCTAGTTCCCCTGCTTGtagttttctcttattcttttgatTGTTTGTGTGTTCCTGTATGTTATGTTGTTCTAGTTGTTGTGTTTGCCATGTCTAATCGTTGGCGAGATGGAAGTCGTGTTAGGTTCTTTAATAATCATGTTAACAATTGGGAGCATAAGCTTGTTGGTGGTTTTTTCACCAGACTAAACAAAAAATCTTTTGATGTTAGATGTGCCTTCAGTTATAGGTGGTTTATTGAAGGTGGGTTGTCTGTGAGCAAATTTAGTCAGTTCTATTACCTCATTAAGTTTGAGTTTCTTCATGAAATGTTAAGAGTGCTTGAGCAGGGGACTAGAGTCATCTATGGTGATATTTTCATGTTACACCCTTGGAACCCATATCTGAACCCTGAAACTTTCTCTCTAGATAGTGAAAACTTTGAAATCATATTGCATAATCTTCTTCCTGAACAAACCCAATACATACATCTCAGAAATAATACCTCTATACTAGGAGAGCTTATCGATTATAGCAATCCAATAACATCTCACTCTGGTTACAACAACATGTATGTCAAGTTAAGAATTAATCTTTATCAACCTTTAGTTTTTGGTACCCGAGCTCGTAATGCCGATGACGAAGTTAATTCGATTGTTTTCCAATTCCTTGAACTTCCGAGACTTTTGTGCAACTACTGCCACAAATTGGGTCACCTAACTCAACATTGCATAGATATATATCTCCTCACTCATCGTAGAAGgcaatcaccaccaccagttcaacTTGCAGCTCACCAGATATTACATGCTCCTCCACCTTCACCGGAAGACAATTACTCAGAAGAAGAGAGATTTAATGTGAATATAGATGAACCAGATCCTGATTGGAATGATTGGAGCCTTGAAGTTCATCCATCTCCAAACTCTTCAGGTCAAGAACAATCTGCACTCTCTTTCTCTGGAGCAGAACAGGCAT ATAGAGGTTACAATCAAGAGGGCTTCAACTCTTTCATGGATTCTAGCTCCGAATTTATATGCTTGGATGAGAAACAATCAAAACCACACAGATCAGGGAAGTGCAAGAAGCAGATCAGCAAGTACTGGTGA